The Candidatus Komeilibacteria bacterium CG_4_10_14_0_2_um_filter_37_10 region TCACAATTTTAATCCGCGAGAACTACGGTTATTAGTAGAAAAAAGTGGTTTGGTAATTGAAGAATTATATTATGAGCGCGCTGGCCAGGTTACTAATCAATGGCATGGGCACAACTTGGTGCTAGTAGCCAGAAAGTTATAATACTGCTAAAATATTAATATTATTAACTATAAAAATATGAGAAAAAAACCGTTTGTCATTTTGTTCCTTATTGGTATCATACTGCCTTTAATGGCCAGCGCCAATCAAGCCCGGGGGGAGGATTATTATTTACCATTAGGGCAAAGCTATTTAGCCAACATTTATCGGGTAGCCAATAATATTGAATTATTGGGTGATATTAATGGTGACGTTTTCGTGATTGGTAACAATATTACCATTGCTGGCAATATAAAAGGCGATGTTTATGCCATTGCTGCCAATATTCGTGTTACAGGCATAATTGAAGGAAGTTTACGGGCGGCAGGTCAGAATATTACTATTGATAGCGAAATCAAGCACGGAGTAACATTGGCTGGTAATAATATCTATCTTAATGACAAGGCTAAACTCGGAGCAACGCTGATGGTCTATGGTCAGAATATTGAAATGCGTGGTCAAGTAGCTGGTAATGTTGATGGTGGCATGGAAAAGCTTTTTATCAGTGGACAATTAACGCACCTCAATGCCGAAGTGGGGCAACTGGTCTTATCCAGCACAGCGGTAGTTAATGGTAATTTAAACTATCAGAGCAGAAACATGGCTGAGGTACCAAGTGGTGCGATCGTGAAAGGTCAGCATAATTTTAGCGAGCTGAAAAAGAACGATCAAGCACAAGTATGGCAAAATAAAATATCCGGCATTTTTTACCGCTTGCTAAGTTTATTGTTATTAGGTTTATTGCTAATTAAGTTAATGCCTAGCACCTGGCGCACAGCCGTTGCTGATCCCCAAAATAAATATAAGTATATTTTGTACGGTTTAGTACTGTCGGTAGTGACACCTTTGGTGATGATCGTGTTGTTTATTACTATTATCGGCATTCCTTTGTCTCTGATTTTGTTAGCTATTTATTTAATTCTACTTTATTCCTCAGCTGTTTATGTGGGTTATCTAATTGGTTCTTGGATAGCTAATAGATGGCAGCTAAAATGGCCTTGGCCGTATATATATTTACTCGGTCTATTTATTTATTTAGTATTAACGGCACTACCATGGATTGGTTGGTTAGTCATGCTACTTGGTGTCTGGTGGGGACTGGGCGGTTTGATGATGATGAAAAAAGATATTTGGCAGAAGTTAAAAAACCAACAATAATTGGAAAAAACCATGTCTGATATATTCAAATCCTATGACATTAGGGGGCTATATCCGCAGCAAATCAATCGTGCTGTGGCTAATCTTTTGGGTCAAGCTATTGCCAAGTTTTTTCTGCAAGCCGGTCAAACTAAAACCGTGGTCATTGGTGGCGATATGCGGATGTCTACGCCAGAGCTCCGCGATGGGATAATTTTGGGACTAGTAGCACAGGGTATGAAAGTGTGGGATTTGGGTTTGGTTTCTACTGATACTGTTTATTATGCTTCTGGTCGTTACAGTATGCCGGGCATTATGATCACAGCCTCGCATAACCCAGCAGAGTATAATGGCTGTAAGATTGTTTTAGCTGGTGCGGTGGGAGTTGGTTCTGATAGCGGATTGCCAATGATTGAGCAATATTATTTGGCGTTGCAGGAGGATTACAATAGTGAGCACAGTTTGGCCGTTGAAGATAAACGACAAATACTAACGGAATATTTGGATTACCTTAAGAGATTTATCAACCCCGCAGATTTTCAGAAAATGCGTCTAGTGATTGACGCGGGTAATGGTTTGGCTGGTAAAATCATTCCGTTATTATTGGAAAATAGCCCACTGGATATTATCCCGCTTTATTTTGAGCTTGACGGTTCTTTCCCGAATCATGAAGCCAATCCTTTAAAGCCCGAAAATACTAGTGATTTAATCAAACGTGTAAAACTAGAAAATGCTGATTTGGGATTAGCTTTTGATGGTGACAGTGATCGCGTTTTCTTCATTGACGAGCAGGGCAGGCTAATTGATAGTAGCTACATCATTTGTTTAGTAGCTCAGTATTTGTTAAATAAATATCCGGCGCAAAAAATATTATACAATGCCGTATGTAGTAGAGTTGTACCAGAAGTCATTAGCGGCTTTGGTGGTCAGCCAGTAATGGAAAGAGTTGGCCATACGTTTATCAAGAATAAAATGCGGCAAGAGGACATTATTTTTGGTGGCGAGAAGTCTGGTCATTATTATTATCGCGATTGTTTCTATGCGGACAATGCCTTTCTCACTGTTTTGATTGTATTGTCGATTATGACCCAAGAATCCGGAAAAACATTCAGTCAACTGATTGAGAAGTTTCAGACTAGCTCTATTCTACCAGAAACAAACTTTACAGTTGATGATCAGAAAAAAATTATTACTAAATTAAAAAATATTTATCACGATGGTGAGCAAAGTGAATTAGATGGCTTGTCCGTATATTATCCCGAGTGGTGGTTTAATGTGCGCCTCTCTGGTACCGAGCCGCTACTGCGCCTAAATTTAGAAGCAGCTGATGATAATCTATTGCAAAAAAAATTAGCAGAACTAAGTCAGCTAATAATGGAATAAATTTTGGTTACCAGTTTAGGTTAAATACAAACCCATTCTCTTTTTGATATCGGCAATATTCTTTTCGGCTAACACCATTGCCTGTTTGGCGCCTTTTTTAAGAATGTCATCAACCAATTTCGGTTTCTTTTCGTATTGAGCAATATTATCCTGGATCGGCGCTAGGGTTTTGATTATGCTCTCGGCTAGCGTTTCTTTGAGCTCTGAATATTTAATAGTTTTATTATTATATTTTTTTTCAAAATAATTAACTACTTTAGGATTCGCAAAAAGATCCAGCAGTTCAAACAGATTATGCACGCCCAAAGATTTACTATCAGGTCCAGCCGGCCCGCTATCGGTAACAGCATGGGCTAGCTTTTCTTTGATTATTGCCGGCTGATCACGGAGGGCAATATAATTTTTCGGGCCCAGTGATTTGCTCATTTTTTTCTGGGGGTCAGTCAAGGACATGATGCGGGCGCCATTGGTGAGCAATGGTTTAATGTGTTGAAAAGTAGCACCGTATTTATTATTAAATTTTCTGGCCACAGTATTGGCCAGCTCAATGTGTTGTACTTGGTCATCACCAACAGGCACGGCTTCGGCGTGATAAAGCAAGATGTCGGCCGCCATGAGAACGGGATATTGTAATAATCCGGCATTAATATTTTGTTGATTGGCTTGAGACTTTTCTTTGTATTGTGTCATGCGTTCTAGCTCAGCTAGTGGTAGTAAGGTGGTAAATAGCCAAGCCAGCTCACTGTGCGCTGGTACATGAGATTGAATAAAAAGCGTAGCTTTTTTCGGATTTAAACCGATAGCTAGTAGGTCAATAGCTGTTTGTCGGATTTTATCTGGGAAAAGTGCTGGATCTTGACTGATGGTCAGAGCGTGTAAATCAACAATACAATAGAGCGCTTGGTACTTATCTTGTAAGTCCACCCAATTGCGTAAAGCACCCAAATAATTGCCAATATGGATATCACCAGTTGGCTGGATGCCGGAGAATAAAATTGTTGTGTTTTTTTCAGTCATGGCTCTATTTTAGCATAAATTTGGTTATAAATAAATAGTTATTTGATTAAATTTAACGCAAAACAATTGAGATAATTAAAAACCCAGTAGTTGGGTAACGACTGGGTTTTTTAGCATTTTAGTTATTCAATTTCACTAGCGTCGCCATCTTCAATTAGTATTTCACTATTTTTTGACTCGTTATCCGAAGTATCTGTTTTTAGTAATTTAGAACATTCTTTGAGGCTAGTTAGATAACTTTTCCAAATTGTTTGATGACTTTGTTTGTATTCATTTTGAATTTTAACATTCGCTTCCTTGAAGTTTTTTGCACAAGCGGCTAAGTTAGTTTTTTGTTTTTCAATCGTATCAAAGGCTGCTTTTTGGCAAGTATTACGCTCAGTTATTGTCTGTTGACGATCCGTTGATTGTTTAGCAATCAAATCTTTAACAGCCGTATCTTTGGTATCAATAGTGGTTATGACACAGGCTCGGGTGTTGTCGTCAACAATCGCCGAGTTTGTTCCGGAATAGGGTGGCATTTGTTTTTTTACACCCCATAGAGCATTTCCGATTTTCTTGATTTTTTCAAAGAAAGAAATATCATTAGCAGTTGGTATTTTTTCTAATTTTGTTTCCCTTGACAGTTTAGTGGCATCTTGTCCACCATCTTCTTTTTTTTGTCGTTCTTGGTCACTTAATTTTATACCATAGAGAGCCCCATTCTCTTTCTTGATAACTTTAAATAATTTGATTTCTTCGGGTGATGATATTTTCTCTAACTTTTCTGACTGCATAGAATCGGAAGATATTTTGTCTTCGCTATTATTTTGTTTTAATCGTACACCATAGAGAGCCCCGTTCTCTTTCTTGACAACTTTAAATAATTTGATTTGCTCTGGCGATGGAATTTTTTCTAACTCTTCAGCTGACACTGAAGTGAAGGATAACAAGGCGAGAACAAAGGAGAAAACTAGGACTAAGGAAATAACTTTTTTCATATTGTTGATAGTTAATTATTTTGATTATACTGTCTATTATTTAATATAAATAGATATTATTGGCTTCGACTACGCCTTTTATATTTTAACATTGAATGATATTTCAGTCTATTTTTCACGAATAAAGTGTAAAAAACAAGTATAAGTTGAAAATGGCCGAGATAATAATAACTATTCTGATTTTGTCAGAAAGGTAGTTATTTTTTTCTCTATACTTTTGCGTAAAAAGCAGAAAAAGTAAAGGCCAAAAATCTAGAGCATAGCGATAACCAAATTGATACCAACCAACTCCATAGTAAAAAACAATGGGTATTAAAATTATGAAAATAGTTAACCAAATAATTTTTTCTATCGTTTTTTTATAGTGATGATAAAAAAGTGTAAAAAGGTAAGGCGAGGTAAAAAAAATACTTAAACCCCAGGGGTTAGCATAAACATATGGATAAATTGGTAGGTAGGGAGTGACGGGTGATAAGGAAATCAAAGGGAGTTGGAAAAGTAGATAGAAGAGGTTACGGCCAACATTGCGCCAATGAAAAATACCTTGTTGTTTTAATTGTAGTAGAGAGTTAGTTCCTTGCAGTTGTAAAGAATAGCCACTTTCCCAAGGGTTTTGAAAACGCCAGAAATTGTAACCAAACATCATCATTAGACCAATTATGTACGGCCAAAGCAATTGGCGCAGTTTAGTAATAATATTATTTTTTTCAATCAAAATTATATTTAGGATGTAGAAAAAAATAATTAGACTGGCCGTTGGACGCGTCAGTAAAATAGTGGCGCATAAAATACCGATAAGCCAATAGCGGCGGTGTTGATAAAATTCCCATAATGACCAGCAACTAAGTAGTAAGGCTGTCATTTGAGCAAATTGCCAGCTATCACTAATTAGGGCAACACCAAGGAGCGGTGAACAGATAATAAAGGCAATAATTAAATAGAAACGATCTTTTTGTTGGTAATCAAATTTAATTAGTAAATCATTAATAATCAAACCAATAATTACCAAAAAAGGTATGTGTAGGCAAGCTTGATAATATGGTGAGCCCAATATTTTGGCTATTAGTGTAAATGGCATCATGAGTATGGCTGGTAGCATGCCTAGGGGCCAATAAAAATGACCATGCCACGCAGCACTGTCATAAATTGGACCCCATTGGTCTAAAAAATGAAGGTGTCCTTGCCAAAAAGAATTAGCTAAGAGAACGTATTGCTCTTGCGAATAGCGCAACATTAAGCAGTAAATTGTTAGGATAGTAAATAAAAACCAGATAATAGCCAGAAGCCAATAATCAATATTTTGGTTACTAATTTGGGAAATAAATTTTTTTACTGCCCCCAGCATTACACCTCAATAATTACCGGTAAGATCATCGGACGACGTTCGGTTTTGTCAAAAAGGAACTGTCCTATTTCATTACGGATTTTATCTTTCAGATAGGTATCGTTATTAACTTTTTTTGGATTATTTTCTTTGAGTACTGTTTTAATCTTGGCTCTGGTTTGCTCTACCATTTTTTTATTTTCTTTCATGTAGATAAAACCTCGAGAAATAATATCCGGTGAATTAGTGAGTTCACCAGTTTTGGAATCAATGGTAGCAATAATTACCAACATACCATCTTCCGCCATCAATTGTCGGTCGCGAAGAACTACTGTGGAAACATCACCCACTCCGAGTCCATCAACAAAGACATAGTCGGCAGGAACTTTGGTGGTAGTTAAGCGGCCACCAGTTTTATTGAATTCCATAACTTGACCGTTATCCGCAACGAATATTTTTTTTGGATCAATGCCAGTTTGTTCGGCGATCTTAGCGTGCATACGCAAGAAAGAGTGATTGCCTTCAATGGGAATAAAATATTGAGGGCGAACCAAATTAAGGAGCAATTTCAGATCTTCGGCTTTGGCATGACCACCGGCATGAATATCCATCATTTGATAGTGAATTACCTCTGCGCCTTGACGATAGAGCGAGTCTTTTAGTTTTTGCACTGAGCGTTCATTGCCGGGAATAACCGAGGAGGAAAAGACAACGGTATCGTGTTTTTCAATCCCGATTGATCGATGCTCTTTATTAGCAATTCGCATGAGCACGGCATTATCTTCGCCTTGCGCGCCAGTACAGAGAATGACAATACGGTTATTGGGAAAATCTTTCATTTGGGCGGTAGTGATCATTGTTCCTTTTTCCGTTTTAAGATAGCCTAGATTGTGCGCAATCTCAACGTTGGATTTCATACTAAAGCCTTCAATAATGATTTTTTTATTACACTTCTCCGCGGCCCAGATAATTTGTTGGATACGACCGAGTAGCGAGGCAAAAGTGCCAACAATCAAACGACCCGGCGCATTGCGAATGATATCTTCTAAGTTTCTTTGGATTTCAAATTCTGATAGTTGGTGGCCACTCTGGGGAGCATTGGTGGAATCAGACAGCAGGGCTAAAACTTTTTTATCGCCCAGCTTAGCGATCTTGGTTATTTCCGTTGGTGTATCACCGGAGATATTAAGATCCAGTTTAAAGTCCCCCGTATGGATGACTATACCTAGTGGTGTGTGAATAATTAAACCCATGGAAGTCGGAATATTATGGGAAACACCAAAAAATTCCACTTCAAAACAACCGACTTTAACGTGATCATTAGTAGTTACTACTTGCGTGTTAAGTTTGCCAACGCTACGGAAGTCATTTTGTCTTTTCTCAATAATTTTGAGAGAAAGGTCAGAAGAAAAGATTGGTGGATTGCCGAGTTTGCCAATCAAATGAGGGATGGCACCAATATGGTCATAGTGAGCGTGAGTAATAAAAACACCACGAATATTATTTTCTTTACCTTCAAAGTAGGTGGTATCGGGAATGATATAATCAATGCCCAACATGTCTTCTTCAGGAAACTGTAAGCCCATATCAATAATAATGATATCAGGCCCATATTCCAACATAGTCATATTCCGGCCCACCTCTTCATTGCCACCGAGGACTATAATTTTTAGTTTGTTACCGCCAAAAGAAATTTCTCTTTTGTTATTTTTATCAGCCTGTTGGTAATTACTTACCCGGGATGATGTATACCGCGTGGTATTCGGAACGACGGGGTGCCGTTGGGCGCCTGGTCCAGCAGAATGCGATCGGTATTCTCTCTTTGCAATCATATTTTTTTCATTTATTAATGGTTAAATTGTTCCTATCCAAACTCTGATTAGGGTTTGGGAGGAGAGATTAAAATTAAATTGTCTAAACTCAAAGTTTTTTAAGCGCAGTAATTTAATTTTAGAGGATTGTTTAGTAATTTAGAAGTAATATTTTATTAAGCGGGGAAGTGATTTGAGCTTTTAATAGATTATAATGTATTAATTTCTAATCTGAGTATAGATGTAGCAAGTTAAAGAGATAGGGCTTTTAAACTAAATAGACTAATCTGCAGACATGTTTCTGGATAAAAATATACTTGAGTTCGATCCGCCACCCGCTGTGCCAGCGCTAGCGTGGTGAGAAGGCGGAATAAGCAAGCGAGCTAAAGGAATAATGTTTACAAACTAATCCATAGATATGCTTCTGGATAAAAATATACTTGAGTTCGATCCGCCAGAGGCGGAGAGGATTAAGTATAATTTTACAAAGAAATACTTTACTGAGTGTAGCGGAATCCAGCTTTTCGCGAAGTGCTGGATGGAGCGGACGAGGTAAAGTATGACGTGGTGCCAGAGGAGGGACTCGAACCCTCAAACCTTGCGGCACACGGCTCTGAACCGTGCATGTTTACCAGTTTCACCACTC contains the following coding sequences:
- the manB gene encoding phosphomannomutase/phosphoglucomutase (converts mannose-6-phosphate to mannose-1-phosphate; the resulting product is then converted to GDP-mannose by ManC which is then used in the synthesis of mannose-containing glycoconjugates that are important for mediating entry into host cells), whose amino-acid sequence is MSDIFKSYDIRGLYPQQINRAVANLLGQAIAKFFLQAGQTKTVVIGGDMRMSTPELRDGIILGLVAQGMKVWDLGLVSTDTVYYASGRYSMPGIMITASHNPAEYNGCKIVLAGAVGVGSDSGLPMIEQYYLALQEDYNSEHSLAVEDKRQILTEYLDYLKRFINPADFQKMRLVIDAGNGLAGKIIPLLLENSPLDIIPLYFELDGSFPNHEANPLKPENTSDLIKRVKLENADLGLAFDGDSDRVFFIDEQGRLIDSSYIICLVAQYLLNKYPAQKILYNAVCSRVVPEVISGFGGQPVMERVGHTFIKNKMRQEDIIFGGEKSGHYYYRDCFYADNAFLTVLIVLSIMTQESGKTFSQLIEKFQTSSILPETNFTVDDQKKIITKLKNIYHDGEQSELDGLSVYYPEWWFNVRLSGTEPLLRLNLEAADDNLLQKKLAELSQLIME
- the trpS gene encoding tryptophan--tRNA ligase — encoded protein: MTEKNTTILFSGIQPTGDIHIGNYLGALRNWVDLQDKYQALYCIVDLHALTISQDPALFPDKIRQTAIDLLAIGLNPKKATLFIQSHVPAHSELAWLFTTLLPLAELERMTQYKEKSQANQQNINAGLLQYPVLMAADILLYHAEAVPVGDDQVQHIELANTVARKFNNKYGATFQHIKPLLTNGARIMSLTDPQKKMSKSLGPKNYIALRDQPAIIKEKLAHAVTDSGPAGPDSKSLGVHNLFELLDLFANPKVVNYFEKKYNNKTIKYSELKETLAESIIKTLAPIQDNIAQYEKKPKLVDDILKKGAKQAMVLAEKNIADIKKRMGLYLT
- a CDS encoding ribonuclease J, whose translation is MIAKREYRSHSAGPGAQRHPVVPNTTRYTSSRVSNYQQADKNNKREISFGGNKLKIIVLGGNEEVGRNMTMLEYGPDIIIIDMGLQFPEEDMLGIDYIIPDTTYFEGKENNIRGVFITHAHYDHIGAIPHLIGKLGNPPIFSSDLSLKIIEKRQNDFRSVGKLNTQVVTTNDHVKVGCFEVEFFGVSHNIPTSMGLIIHTPLGIVIHTGDFKLDLNISGDTPTEITKIAKLGDKKVLALLSDSTNAPQSGHQLSEFEIQRNLEDIIRNAPGRLIVGTFASLLGRIQQIIWAAEKCNKKIIIEGFSMKSNVEIAHNLGYLKTEKGTMITTAQMKDFPNNRIVILCTGAQGEDNAVLMRIANKEHRSIGIEKHDTVVFSSSVIPGNERSVQKLKDSLYRQGAEVIHYQMMDIHAGGHAKAEDLKLLLNLVRPQYFIPIEGNHSFLRMHAKIAEQTGIDPKKIFVADNGQVMEFNKTGGRLTTTKVPADYVFVDGLGVGDVSTVVLRDRQLMAEDGMLVIIATIDSKTGELTNSPDIISRGFIYMKENKKMVEQTRAKIKTVLKENNPKKVNNDTYLKDKIRNEIGQFLFDKTERRPMILPVIIEV